The following are from one region of the Halobacteriovorax vibrionivorans genome:
- a CDS encoding phospholipase D-like domain-containing protein — protein MKKILTSTILSALAMQSFAGQFNIKDRIESQKLMLESYDSLYGQREYSHPPSFFDALKDLKGLKEKSAVKFMKKADEILPNKIAMPVTYWAKVNPNEKNLAEVIHYYMAYKLFILRDYIDNPLTSEKDKAQAAKLLEKITRDGITSNSISNYFSTLKIHSLKIATSKDVIEELSNNEIINIDFNEYFKDINTYSLSALGFVPSNKTEIVSENDRSLERIDWLNQRVIFAGGKLDFDSDYIKMPTGEDPTGNIIFQEDPIYIKIRDMIDSAEHSVFIDIFLFGGTLGATLSEYLLDQTKEKLKKNPNFKVVLLHDYATNYNMLDEMMPIFEYIKKRIETEDELKNNVSLLQANIQRHPPGIPFGITKLIPKTKEAIQYFESGSTYFESKIDHSKVIVVDGNTENAQAYFGSKNWTDHSGGYYYDDAIYVTGAAAGLVQASYYRDLEAALTEDPKELLGFYYKEQGFDNRAYLAKKDQILKDMSITKDKYEVKGDSVIRLAEADVDGTIKNVRNILIDMISKAEKNIFMEQLFLYDSYVIDALIKAKRQNPLLDIKLVIDHNGNFGMNGLPNTLFVKRLVDAGIEVRARKTYGITANFPDGTTKEYHQENHRKITSVDGITVLGGSSNINPDTLQGSFREFGAQIFDKGEVLSFEKRFKRDWNDSEKMEIFDIENFEANIQGVAFGKRSSAIINAVGSMVYKSKDGIEKRHK, from the coding sequence ATGAAAAAGATTCTAACGAGTACAATTCTTTCAGCTCTTGCGATGCAATCATTTGCTGGTCAATTCAATATTAAAGATCGCATTGAATCTCAAAAGCTAATGCTTGAAAGCTACGATTCTCTCTATGGACAAAGAGAATACTCTCATCCACCAAGCTTCTTTGATGCGCTCAAAGACCTCAAGGGGCTAAAAGAGAAATCCGCGGTAAAGTTCATGAAAAAAGCCGATGAGATTCTTCCAAATAAGATTGCGATGCCAGTTACTTACTGGGCAAAGGTTAATCCTAATGAGAAGAATCTAGCAGAAGTTATTCACTACTATATGGCCTACAAGCTCTTTATACTTAGAGATTATATTGATAATCCATTAACAAGTGAAAAAGATAAGGCCCAAGCAGCGAAGCTATTAGAGAAGATAACAAGAGATGGTATTACATCAAATTCTATTTCTAATTATTTTTCGACTTTAAAAATACACTCTTTAAAAATTGCCACATCAAAAGATGTCATTGAAGAACTTTCTAATAATGAAATTATCAATATTGACTTCAATGAATATTTTAAGGATATCAATACATACTCTCTTTCGGCCCTGGGATTTGTTCCTTCTAATAAAACTGAAATTGTTTCAGAAAATGATCGATCTCTAGAAAGAATTGACTGGCTAAATCAACGAGTTATCTTTGCTGGTGGAAAACTAGATTTTGATTCTGATTATATCAAGATGCCAACAGGAGAAGATCCAACAGGAAATATCATTTTTCAAGAAGATCCAATTTATATTAAGATTCGCGATATGATTGATAGTGCTGAGCATTCAGTATTTATCGATATTTTCTTATTTGGTGGAACGCTAGGTGCGACTCTTTCAGAGTATCTTCTTGACCAGACAAAAGAGAAGCTTAAGAAGAATCCTAATTTTAAAGTTGTTCTTCTCCACGACTATGCAACAAATTACAATATGCTCGATGAGATGATGCCTATATTTGAATATATAAAAAAGCGTATTGAAACAGAGGATGAGCTAAAAAATAATGTTTCACTTCTTCAGGCAAATATTCAACGTCACCCTCCAGGGATTCCTTTTGGGATTACGAAATTAATTCCAAAAACAAAGGAAGCGATTCAATACTTTGAGTCAGGTAGTACGTATTTTGAATCAAAAATTGACCACTCAAAAGTAATTGTGGTTGATGGAAATACTGAAAATGCACAAGCATACTTTGGTTCAAAGAACTGGACTGACCACAGTGGTGGTTATTACTACGATGATGCCATTTATGTCACAGGTGCAGCCGCCGGACTAGTTCAAGCATCATATTATCGAGATCTAGAAGCGGCCTTAACTGAAGACCCGAAGGAATTACTTGGCTTTTATTATAAAGAACAAGGCTTTGATAATCGCGCTTATCTTGCAAAAAAAGACCAGATTCTAAAGGATATGAGTATCACAAAAGACAAATACGAAGTGAAAGGAGACTCTGTTATTCGCCTAGCTGAAGCCGATGTCGATGGAACAATCAAAAATGTTCGAAATATCTTAATTGATATGATTTCAAAAGCAGAAAAGAATATCTTCATGGAGCAGCTATTTCTGTATGATTCATATGTTATCGATGCACTGATAAAGGCAAAAAGACAGAATCCACTACTTGATATCAAACTTGTAATTGACCACAATGGAAACTTTGGAATGAATGGGCTACCAAATACTCTCTTTGTTAAGAGGCTTGTTGATGCAGGTATTGAAGTTCGTGCTCGTAAAACTTATGGTATTACAGCAAATTTCCCAGATGGTACAACAAAAGAATATCACCAAGAAAACCATCGTAAGATCACTTCAGTCGACGGGATTACAGTTCTAGGTGGATCTTCAAATATTAATCCAGATACTCTTCAAGGATCTTTTAGAGAGTTTGGTGCTCAAATCTTTGATAAAGGTGAAGTACTAAGTTTTGAAAAGCGCTTTAAAAGAGATTGGAACGATTCAGAAAAGATGGAAATCTTTGATATAGAAAATTTTGAAGCTAATATCCAAGGTGTTGCTTTTGGTAAACGCTCTTCTGCGATTATCAATGCAGTTGGAAGTATGGTTTACAAATCAAAAGATGGAATTGAAAAGAGACACAAATAA
- a CDS encoding SO_0444 family Cu/Zn efflux transporter, producing the protein MGFLTSLWNYILVSAPFLMFGLLAAGIIKAFISVDRIKKAMGGKGIWGAFKASVLGIPLPLCSCAVIPTAATLKKQGASNSATSAFLISTPESGVDSIAMTYGMMDLPMTIIRPVAAFFSAMVAGVLQLVFKTDKFVKNEEPEVKSCCASKKKEVASESFSKKLKDSFKFGYFELVDDMAVWLAFGILAGAFIDFALPANFFDGLHGWAGRGAILLVGIPLYICASATTPIAASLVMKGMSPGMALLFLLVGPATNISNILVIGKYIGKRGVVINVVAIAVVALVFSFLTDYLYQAFTWPLDFKVAHHDHEVSSWWEISLAVVFTLLILRSLLLVELPRRYKLYKANKKQSSSCCG; encoded by the coding sequence ATGGGTTTTTTAACATCACTTTGGAATTATATATTAGTATCAGCGCCATTTCTTATGTTTGGGCTTCTGGCCGCTGGAATCATTAAGGCCTTTATTTCTGTTGATCGCATCAAGAAGGCCATGGGTGGAAAAGGAATATGGGGAGCTTTTAAGGCCTCTGTACTAGGAATCCCGCTTCCTCTATGTAGTTGTGCCGTAATCCCTACCGCTGCTACTTTAAAGAAGCAGGGAGCATCAAATTCTGCGACATCTGCCTTTCTTATTTCAACTCCTGAATCAGGTGTCGATTCAATTGCCATGACTTATGGAATGATGGATCTTCCAATGACAATAATTAGGCCCGTTGCCGCATTCTTTTCTGCAATGGTGGCCGGTGTTCTTCAACTTGTCTTTAAAACAGATAAATTCGTTAAAAATGAAGAGCCTGAAGTTAAGAGCTGTTGTGCAAGTAAGAAGAAGGAAGTGGCCAGTGAGAGCTTTTCAAAGAAATTAAAGGACTCTTTTAAATTTGGTTACTTTGAGCTTGTTGATGATATGGCCGTTTGGCTTGCATTTGGAATCTTGGCCGGAGCCTTTATCGACTTCGCGCTTCCTGCAAACTTCTTTGATGGACTTCACGGTTGGGCCGGAAGAGGTGCAATTCTATTAGTTGGTATTCCTCTTTATATTTGTGCATCTGCAACGACTCCAATTGCCGCATCACTTGTGATGAAGGGAATGAGTCCTGGAATGGCATTACTTTTCCTACTTGTAGGACCTGCAACTAATATCTCAAATATTCTTGTCATAGGTAAGTATATTGGAAAAAGAGGAGTGGTAATCAATGTTGTAGCAATTGCTGTTGTCGCATTAGTATTTTCATTTCTAACAGATTATCTATATCAAGCCTTCACTTGGCCATTAGACTTCAAAGTTGCTCATCATGACCACGAAGTATCAAGTTGGTGGGAGATTTCTCTTGCTGTCGTTTTTACTTTGTTGATTTTGAGATCTTTATTATTAGTAGAATTACCAAGAAGATATAAGCTTTATAAAGCTAATAAGAAACAATCAAGTAGCTGTTGTGGATAA